One genomic region from Actinocatenispora thailandica encodes:
- a CDS encoding amino acid permease: protein MTDTQARPTGTEAGQMDSGRHGEAGSGGLRRALRTRQIRMISVGGALGTALFLGSAQAISMAGPSVVVLFAIGAAFAAALAFALAEMVSVHPDAGGFGALADRYLGPLAGYLQRWAYWVSMVVVIGAEIVAAAIYVRYWLPGLPAWLPVLVFAALVIVVNCASVGVFGELEYWLAMVKVAAVLAFIVVGAVFVVVGGPGRDPVGLHNWTAHGGFVPNGPVPALMALAVVTLAYAGTETVAMTAAESTDPAREMPRAARGTVLRLLLFYVLAMAVVVSLVPWQQAGDVQHIGQSPFVRLFTQVGLPAAAGVMNAVILTAALSTANTNLYVATRMLHSLALDGYAPRRLRGLGRRRTPVAAVLASAVGLLVALVASVVSPNLAFPLLLGAALFTGLVVWMIIFGTHLAFRRRRAATGAPPAPVRLPGGPVIPVVALAYAVFVVVLTAFVPGYSIAWQVGIPAMLLILVSYLVVRRRRAVRTVREPEPAAEPALPDRT from the coding sequence ATGACCGACACGCAAGCACGGCCAACCGGTACGGAGGCGGGACAGATGGACAGCGGGCGGCACGGCGAGGCGGGCTCGGGCGGCTTACGCCGCGCGCTGCGCACCCGGCAGATCCGGATGATCTCGGTGGGCGGGGCGCTCGGTACCGCACTGTTCCTCGGCTCGGCGCAGGCCATCTCGATGGCGGGCCCGTCGGTGGTGGTGCTGTTCGCGATCGGCGCGGCGTTCGCCGCGGCGCTCGCGTTCGCGCTGGCCGAGATGGTGTCGGTGCATCCGGACGCCGGTGGGTTCGGCGCGCTCGCCGACCGGTACCTCGGCCCGCTCGCCGGCTACCTGCAACGCTGGGCGTACTGGGTGAGCATGGTGGTGGTGATCGGCGCCGAGATCGTCGCCGCCGCCATCTACGTCCGGTACTGGCTGCCCGGGTTGCCGGCGTGGCTGCCGGTGCTGGTGTTCGCGGCCCTGGTGATCGTCGTCAACTGCGCCTCGGTCGGCGTGTTCGGCGAGCTCGAGTACTGGCTGGCGATGGTGAAGGTCGCCGCGGTGCTGGCGTTCATCGTGGTCGGCGCGGTGTTCGTGGTGGTCGGCGGGCCCGGCCGGGACCCCGTCGGGTTGCACAACTGGACCGCGCACGGCGGCTTCGTGCCGAACGGTCCGGTGCCCGCGCTGATGGCGCTGGCGGTCGTGACGCTCGCGTACGCGGGGACGGAGACGGTGGCGATGACCGCGGCCGAGTCGACCGACCCGGCGCGGGAGATGCCGCGCGCGGCCCGCGGCACCGTGCTGCGGCTGCTGCTGTTCTACGTGCTGGCGATGGCGGTCGTGGTGTCGCTGGTGCCGTGGCAGCAGGCCGGGGACGTCCAGCACATCGGGCAGAGCCCGTTCGTCCGGCTGTTCACGCAGGTCGGGTTGCCCGCCGCGGCCGGGGTGATGAACGCGGTGATCCTCACCGCCGCGCTGTCGACCGCGAACACCAACCTCTACGTGGCGACCCGGATGCTGCACTCGTTGGCGCTGGACGGGTACGCGCCGCGGCGGCTGCGCGGGCTCGGCCGCCGCCGGACCCCGGTCGCCGCGGTCCTGGCGTCGGCGGTCGGCCTGCTGGTCGCGCTGGTCGCCTCGGTCGTGTCGCCGAACCTGGCGTTCCCGCTGTTGCTCGGTGCGGCGCTGTTCACCGGCCTGGTGGTCTGGATGATCATCTTCGGTACCCACCTGGCGTTCCGCCGCCGGCGCGCCGCGACCGGCGCGCCGCCCGCCCCGGTACGGCTGCCCGGCGGTCCGGTGATCCCGGTCGTGGCGCTGGCGTACGCGGTGTTCGTCGTGGTGTTGACCGCGTTCGTGCCGGGCTACTCGATCGCCTGGCAGGTGGGCATCCCGGCGATGCTGCTGATCCTGGTGTCCTACCTGGTCGTCCGGCGCCGCCGCGCGGTGCGCACCGTCCGGGAACCAGAGCCGGCCGCCGAACCGGCCCTGCCCGACCGCACCTGA
- a CDS encoding GNAT family N-acetyltransferase: protein MRRREAGGGADLRAMQAAVQRSWSPRQRWHAGDLAWQCHAGFAGPAAIWTEGATPIAWAMVEPSGEAGLHVDPDRPGAADPVLAWLRAHAPGGRPAVTVLDTETHLTDALHRNGFGPVDDAPYFLHCERALDSLPDRPRLPAGFTTRAVRPGEIPARAAAHRAAWRPARVGALLVPPVALAGESEMSAQRYRSVTTTWPYRPELDQVVVAPGGGFAAFALGWLDGANAAGELEPVGTDPRYARRGLAAAASIACLHALRAAGATRAVVYPRGDAAYPVPRRLYTALGFRPVARTVTYRPRP, encoded by the coding sequence ATGCGGCGACGCGAGGCGGGCGGCGGCGCCGACCTGCGGGCGATGCAGGCGGCGGTGCAGCGCAGCTGGAGCCCGCGGCAGCGCTGGCACGCGGGCGATCTGGCCTGGCAGTGCCATGCCGGCTTCGCGGGCCCGGCGGCGATCTGGACCGAGGGGGCCACGCCGATCGCCTGGGCCATGGTCGAACCATCCGGCGAGGCCGGCCTGCACGTGGATCCGGACCGGCCGGGCGCCGCCGACCCGGTACTCGCATGGCTGCGCGCGCACGCGCCCGGCGGGCGGCCCGCGGTGACGGTGCTCGACACCGAGACGCACCTGACGGATGCCCTGCACCGCAACGGCTTCGGCCCCGTCGACGATGCACCGTACTTCCTGCACTGCGAGCGGGCCCTGGATTCGCTGCCGGATCGGCCGCGGCTGCCGGCGGGCTTCACCACCAGGGCGGTACGGCCCGGTGAGATCCCGGCGCGGGCCGCGGCGCATCGCGCTGCGTGGCGGCCGGCACGGGTCGGTGCGCTGCTGGTACCGCCGGTCGCACTCGCCGGCGAGTCCGAGATGTCGGCGCAGCGGTACCGCTCGGTGACGACGACCTGGCCGTACCGGCCGGAGCTGGATCAGGTGGTGGTCGCGCCGGGCGGCGGGTTCGCCGCGTTCGCGCTGGGCTGGCTGGACGGCGCGAACGCGGCCGGTGAACTGGAGCCGGTCGGTACCGATCCGCGGTACGCGCGGCGTGGCCTGGCCGCCGCGGCGAGCATCGCCTGCCTGCACGCGCTGCGTGCGGCCGGCGCGACCCGAGCCGTCGTCTACCCGCGCGGCGATGCCGCCTACCCGGTGCCCCGCCGGCTCTACACGGCGCTCGGCTTCCGCCCGGTGGCCCGCACCGTCACCTATCGCCCGCGGCCCTGA
- a CDS encoding glycoside hydrolase family 76 protein, giving the protein MGALPARIGRRARIASAVLAAGLAALVALSGAPAGASPASAAARAAASYRALQTYFAASDGSGLYHEQYPVQAGDNVYSYEWPYSQVRGATLDLTGMPGALGARYRADLAARDAGQQRYWLGSGGTTGVPGYASYPVAPYGGGGDFFYDDNEWVGLFDVQRYLDSGDRQALGRARQIFDLVVSGWDTDASHADPGGVFWTQASWSTDRNTVSNMPGAELGLRLYQITGQRSYLDWSRRMYDWTNAHLLGPDGLYYDHLDLAGTVEQTYWSYNQGVPVGVDVLFYQVTHDRSYLARARRTAAAAYDYYVGQGHLATQPPYFNAIFFKNLLLLESVTGGHAYRDALRAYADRVWVTDRDAATGLFHFDENGATQAIQQAAMVQIYAVLAWSPQRYRLLY; this is encoded by the coding sequence ATGGGTGCCCTACCAGCCAGGATCGGTCGACGCGCGAGGATCGCGAGCGCCGTCCTGGCGGCCGGGCTGGCCGCCCTGGTCGCCCTGTCCGGGGCCCCGGCCGGCGCGTCACCGGCCTCGGCCGCGGCCCGCGCCGCGGCGAGCTACCGGGCGTTGCAGACCTACTTCGCCGCATCCGACGGCTCCGGGCTGTACCACGAGCAGTACCCGGTGCAGGCGGGTGACAACGTTTACTCGTACGAGTGGCCGTACTCCCAGGTGCGCGGCGCGACGCTGGACCTGACCGGGATGCCCGGCGCGCTCGGCGCCCGGTACCGCGCCGACCTGGCCGCCCGGGACGCCGGCCAGCAGCGGTACTGGCTCGGCTCGGGCGGCACCACCGGCGTGCCGGGCTACGCCTCGTACCCGGTGGCGCCGTACGGCGGCGGTGGCGACTTCTTCTACGACGACAACGAGTGGGTCGGCCTGTTCGACGTCCAGCGCTACCTGGACAGCGGCGACCGGCAGGCGCTGGGCCGGGCCCGGCAGATCTTCGACCTGGTCGTCTCCGGCTGGGACACCGACGCCAGCCACGCCGATCCCGGCGGGGTGTTCTGGACCCAGGCGAGCTGGAGCACCGACCGCAACACCGTGTCGAACATGCCCGGTGCCGAACTCGGGCTGCGGCTGTACCAGATCACCGGCCAGCGCAGCTACCTCGACTGGTCGCGCCGGATGTACGACTGGACCAACGCGCACCTGCTCGGCCCGGACGGGCTGTACTACGACCACCTGGACCTGGCCGGCACCGTCGAGCAGACCTACTGGTCGTACAACCAGGGCGTGCCGGTCGGTGTGGACGTGCTGTTCTACCAGGTGACGCACGACCGCAGCTACCTGGCGCGAGCCCGCCGCACCGCCGCCGCGGCGTACGACTACTACGTCGGGCAGGGGCATCTCGCGACGCAGCCGCCGTACTTCAACGCGATCTTCTTCAAGAACCTGCTGTTGCTGGAGTCGGTGACCGGCGGGCACGCCTACCGGGACGCGTTGCGTGCCTACGCCGACCGGGTGTGGGTCACCGACCGGGACGCCGCGACCGGCCTGTTCCACTTCGACGAAAACGGTGCGACGCAGGCGATCCAGCAGGCCGCGATGGTCCAGATCTACGCGGTCCTGGCCTGGAGCCCGCAGCGCTACCGGCTGCTGTACTGA
- a CDS encoding DUF2750 domain-containing protein produces the protein MSTSGAQAAAFFREIVRHPVVWSVRDDEGGPTWPSASGGQVVPYWSSEVRVKRAVAIWGARFRAVSMPLRHWQQVELPDLAAGRLRVGINWSGPRLTGWDFTVAEVLNRLAHALGEPPYDR, from the coding sequence TTGAGTACCAGCGGGGCACAGGCGGCGGCGTTCTTTCGGGAGATCGTGCGGCATCCCGTCGTGTGGTCGGTTCGTGACGACGAGGGTGGGCCGACGTGGCCGTCGGCTTCCGGCGGGCAGGTCGTTCCGTACTGGTCGTCGGAGGTGCGGGTGAAACGCGCCGTCGCGATCTGGGGGGCACGGTTTCGCGCCGTGTCGATGCCGTTGCGGCACTGGCAGCAGGTGGAACTGCCGGACCTGGCGGCGGGACGGCTGCGGGTCGGGATCAACTGGAGCGGGCCACGGCTGACCGGTTGGGACTTCACGGTCGCGGAGGTCCTCAACCGTCTCGCGCACGCGCTTGGCGAGCCGCCGTACGACAGATAG
- a CDS encoding ROK family transcriptional regulator, translating to MGERDESTFTRARLRGINERLLLDRLRALGPTSRAELARRTGLSKPTVSAALASLESAGLVRAAGSRPPAGRGRIALLYEADPTAGYVAGVDIGRGLVRAALADLSGEIIARAEAPNRARSGAALAELVVATARDAVSAARIGWSRVDRVVIGTPGVYEPDADRIRYAVNLPGWGRPGVRERLHAALGTDVELHNDANLAALAEYRYGVGAGSRLFVYLWIGTGLGLGVVAGGAPFVGAHGAAGEIGFLPMAPDAPVGTGAPRGVLETAVSADSVVQTAQELGMPGRLSARQVFDAARAGDERAVATVRREGERLAYVAAAVSAVLDPDLIALGGTVGGNADLLLAPVRHTLPRLTPLRPHVTVGTLADPVLRGACARALDTARDDAFVRRAGTG from the coding sequence ATGGGCGAGCGCGACGAGTCCACCTTCACCCGGGCGCGGCTGCGCGGCATCAACGAACGGCTGCTGCTGGACCGGCTGCGCGCCCTCGGCCCGACCTCGCGCGCCGAACTCGCCCGCCGTACCGGACTGTCCAAGCCGACCGTCTCGGCCGCGCTGGCCAGCCTGGAGTCCGCCGGACTGGTTCGGGCCGCCGGCAGCCGCCCACCGGCCGGTCGCGGCCGGATCGCGCTGCTGTACGAGGCGGACCCGACCGCCGGCTACGTGGCCGGCGTCGACATCGGCCGCGGCCTGGTCCGGGCCGCGCTCGCCGACCTGTCCGGCGAGATCATCGCGCGGGCCGAAGCGCCCAACCGGGCCCGTTCCGGCGCCGCGCTCGCCGAGCTGGTCGTGGCCACCGCACGGGACGCGGTGAGTGCCGCCCGCATCGGGTGGTCCCGGGTCGACCGGGTCGTGATCGGCACGCCCGGGGTGTACGAGCCGGACGCCGACCGGATCCGGTACGCGGTGAACCTGCCCGGCTGGGGGCGCCCCGGCGTGCGGGAGCGGCTGCACGCCGCTCTGGGCACCGACGTCGAGCTGCACAACGACGCCAACCTCGCCGCCCTCGCCGAGTACCGGTACGGGGTCGGCGCCGGCAGCCGGCTCTTCGTGTACCTGTGGATCGGCACCGGCCTGGGCCTCGGCGTGGTGGCCGGCGGGGCGCCGTTCGTCGGCGCGCACGGCGCCGCCGGCGAGATCGGCTTCCTGCCGATGGCGCCGGACGCGCCGGTCGGTACCGGGGCGCCGCGCGGGGTGCTGGAGACGGCCGTGTCGGCCGACTCGGTGGTGCAGACCGCGCAAGAGCTCGGCATGCCCGGCCGGCTCAGCGCCCGGCAGGTGTTCGACGCCGCGCGCGCCGGCGACGAGCGGGCGGTGGCCACGGTACGGCGGGAAGGGGAACGGCTCGCCTACGTCGCCGCCGCGGTGTCCGCGGTGCTCGACCCGGACCTGATCGCGCTCGGCGGAACCGTCGGCGGCAACGCGGACCTGCTGCTCGCCCCGGTGCGGCACACCCTGCCCCGGCTCACCCCGCTGCGCCCGCACGTCACCGTCGGTACGCTGGCCGATCCGGTACTGCGCGGTGCGTGCGCCCGCGCCCTGGACACCGCCCGCGACGACGCCTTCGTCCGCCGCGCCGGTACCGGCTGA
- a CDS encoding MFS transporter encodes MVGFGTRRTVVLLIVSRSLQLGSVSMGTLALPFALLPRGVAGAAAIPLGVAAVQGVLGGAGGAVTDRLGRPLPLVAGAALTAGAWAVAAGWGASSAVACASAAIAGAAGALFLPAATALMQQLVPAPRLLRRNAVLLLASSLTAFLAALLGGVLIALVGWAAALAAAAVLAALAGAGSLLLHRDPATGNLAPGRAGPRRGPSVPHGPALPRRWRWLLTGQLGILAAVATVAAATGPPAGYGVGTVGPIRSVVAATGVAAVAVILVLAPVRRPARLALLVGLGAVPVLLVGATAAPGWLLLAALGVASISHSVLDLLSETVLELHVSAAVIGRTAGLRLLGPGAVSVLALTARFSHHATPLVLGAAAVAVGSTGAILLVPRIRRLTAPLGAPAPVAERQPG; translated from the coding sequence ATGGTCGGGTTCGGGACGCGCCGCACCGTGGTGCTGCTGATCGTGTCCCGCTCGCTGCAGCTCGGCTCGGTGTCGATGGGCACCCTGGCGCTGCCGTTCGCGCTGCTGCCGCGGGGCGTGGCCGGCGCGGCGGCGATCCCGCTCGGGGTGGCTGCGGTGCAAGGGGTGCTGGGGGGCGCCGGCGGCGCGGTCACCGACCGGCTGGGCAGGCCGCTACCGCTGGTAGCCGGGGCGGCGCTCACCGCCGGGGCGTGGGCGGTGGCCGCCGGCTGGGGTGCCTCGAGTGCGGTCGCCTGCGCCAGCGCCGCGATCGCCGGTGCCGCCGGTGCGCTGTTCCTGCCGGCGGCCACCGCGCTGATGCAGCAGCTGGTGCCGGCGCCGCGGCTACTGCGCCGCAACGCCGTCCTGCTGCTGGCCAGCTCCCTGACCGCGTTCCTCGCCGCGCTGCTCGGCGGGGTGCTGATCGCGCTGGTCGGCTGGGCGGCGGCCCTCGCGGCCGCCGCGGTGCTGGCGGCGCTCGCCGGCGCCGGCAGCCTGCTGCTGCATCGGGACCCTGCGACCGGCAACCTCGCTCCGGGCCGCGCCGGCCCCCGACGCGGCCCTTCGGTCCCGCACGGGCCGGCACTGCCGCGCCGGTGGAGGTGGCTGCTGACCGGCCAGTTGGGCATCCTCGCCGCGGTGGCGACGGTGGCGGCGGCCACCGGTCCACCGGCCGGGTACGGCGTCGGGACGGTCGGGCCGATCCGCTCGGTGGTGGCCGCGACCGGGGTGGCCGCGGTCGCGGTGATCCTGGTGCTCGCTCCGGTACGCCGGCCGGCCCGGCTCGCGTTGCTGGTCGGGCTCGGCGCCGTACCTGTCCTGCTGGTCGGCGCCACCGCCGCGCCGGGTTGGCTGCTGCTCGCCGCGCTCGGGGTGGCCTCGATCAGCCACAGCGTGCTGGATCTGCTGTCCGAGACGGTGTTGGAGCTGCACGTCTCGGCCGCGGTGATCGGCCGGACCGCCGGGCTACGGTTGCTCGGCCCCGGAGCGGTCTCGGTTCTCGCGCTCACCGCGCGGTTCTCCCATCACGCGACGCCGTTGGTTCTCGGCGCGGCGGCGGTCGCGGTCGGCAGCACCGGGGCGATCCTGCTCGTGCCCCGGATCCGGCGGCTCACCGCTCCGCTCGGTGCACCGGCACCGGTGGCCGAACGGCAGCCAGGCTGA
- a CDS encoding DUF5829 family protein: MMMSRALPRRIVLLAAVLAVALAGTVVGAAGRAAAAAQHPWPGRQLLFFNHAYGVFDRVTADAIEHSDYLRGFANFQVRTTTGAGGETWTGRYLLGHQTYLELFGTGDVPGKDGELGAAGMGVSSEHAGDLATVTGRLPAEGVPDPVTFQQTRDFGDGVPVPWFDAVYTSEQYDTFGAWAMEYRPEYFADPRSGTEPARFPGDVGRDRYLSNDYRQHLMRDVSGIELAVTRRDLDSTLPLLRAGGFVVRADGTGAVALRGGTTIQFDAVPVAHVGLRRITMSLNHPTGRRDTETIGHSSLAVGPGPRAVWTFATN, translated from the coding sequence ATGATGATGTCGCGGGCGCTGCCGCGCCGAATCGTCCTGCTCGCCGCGGTGCTGGCGGTGGCGCTGGCCGGCACCGTCGTCGGCGCTGCCGGCCGGGCGGCTGCCGCGGCGCAGCACCCGTGGCCCGGCCGGCAACTGCTGTTCTTCAACCACGCCTACGGGGTGTTCGACCGGGTCACCGCCGACGCGATCGAGCACTCCGACTACCTGCGCGGCTTCGCGAACTTCCAGGTGCGGACCACCACCGGGGCCGGCGGCGAGACCTGGACCGGGCGCTACCTGCTCGGCCACCAGACCTACCTGGAACTGTTCGGTACCGGTGACGTGCCCGGAAAGGACGGCGAGCTGGGCGCGGCCGGGATGGGCGTGTCGAGCGAACACGCCGGTGACCTGGCGACCGTCACCGGCCGGCTGCCGGCGGAGGGCGTGCCCGACCCGGTCACGTTCCAACAGACCCGCGACTTCGGCGACGGCGTGCCGGTGCCGTGGTTCGACGCGGTGTACACCAGCGAGCAGTACGACACCTTCGGCGCCTGGGCGATGGAGTACCGGCCGGAGTACTTCGCCGATCCGCGCAGCGGCACCGAACCGGCCCGCTTTCCGGGCGACGTCGGCCGCGACCGGTACCTGTCGAACGACTACCGCCAGCACCTGATGCGCGACGTCAGCGGCATCGAACTCGCGGTCACCCGGCGCGACCTGGACAGCACGCTGCCGCTGCTGCGGGCCGGCGGATTCGTGGTGCGCGCCGACGGCACCGGGGCGGTCGCGTTGCGCGGCGGCACCACCATCCAGTTCGACGCGGTCCCGGTCGCCCACGTCGGCCTGCGCCGCATCACCATGTCCCTCAACCACCCCACCGGCCGCCGGGACACCGAGACCATCGGCCACTCCAGCCTGGCCGTGGGGCCCGGCCCGCGCGCCGTCTGGACCTTCGCCACCAACTGA
- a CDS encoding ROK family protein has product MTEVRQPGTGARPRRGGGDPPHDGGDRPPHGSGDGAPQDSSAGRLLGIDIGGTKIALAVSTMDGMVLATDVLPTGADEGAEAILTRLAAAGHRLLAGSGGSVVAVGAVGPGIVRPDGVALSPNISGWHRVRLADEIATRFGTARVAVDNDVKAAGLAELRHGALRGTDPGLFVSLGTGVAAAITVGGRVLVGAHGAAGEFGYDLRTPDEPRAAADGYSPLERAVGGRGVAERAAAVLGEPVTAGQLFARTDAAARQLAAEVLAELAMHVANLCIAIDPRRVAVGGGLTGIGAPLFDALRARLDAAVPFPPELVPARFRTDGALHGALALATDAHRS; this is encoded by the coding sequence GTGACCGAGGTACGGCAGCCCGGCACCGGCGCCCGACCGCGTCGCGGTGGCGGCGACCCGCCGCACGACGGCGGCGACCGCCCGCCGCACGGCAGCGGGGACGGCGCGCCGCAGGACAGCAGCGCGGGCCGGCTGCTCGGTATCGACATCGGTGGCACCAAGATCGCGCTGGCGGTGTCCACCATGGACGGTATGGTGCTGGCCACCGACGTGCTGCCCACCGGCGCCGACGAGGGTGCGGAGGCGATCCTGACCCGGCTCGCCGCCGCCGGCCACCGGCTGCTGGCCGGTAGCGGTGGCTCGGTCGTGGCCGTGGGCGCGGTCGGTCCCGGGATCGTCCGCCCGGACGGGGTCGCCCTGTCCCCCAACATCTCCGGCTGGCACCGGGTACGGCTGGCCGACGAGATCGCGACCCGGTTCGGCACCGCGCGGGTCGCCGTCGACAACGACGTCAAGGCGGCCGGTCTCGCCGAGCTGCGGCACGGCGCGCTGCGCGGCACCGACCCGGGCCTGTTCGTCAGCCTCGGTACCGGTGTGGCGGCGGCGATCACCGTCGGCGGCCGGGTACTCGTCGGGGCGCACGGCGCGGCCGGCGAGTTCGGCTACGACCTGCGCACCCCGGACGAGCCGCGGGCCGCCGCCGACGGGTACAGCCCGCTGGAACGCGCGGTCGGCGGGCGCGGTGTCGCCGAGCGAGCGGCAGCCGTGCTGGGTGAACCGGTCACCGCCGGACAGCTGTTCGCCCGTACCGACGCGGCGGCACGTCAGCTCGCCGCTGAGGTGCTGGCCGAACTCGCAATGCACGTGGCGAACCTGTGCATCGCGATCGACCCGCGCCGGGTGGCGGTCGGCGGCGGCCTCACCGGCATCGGCGCCCCGCTGTTCGACGCGCTGCGCGCCCGCCTCGACGCGGCCGTCCCGTTCCCGCCCGAGCTGGTTCCGGCCCGCTTCCGCACCGACGGCGCCCTGCACGGTGCCCTCGCCCTCGCCACCGACGCCCACCGGTCCTGA
- the rfbB gene encoding dTDP-glucose 4,6-dehydratase — protein MRVLVTGGAGFIGSAYVRAALAGEYGPTGPSEVTVLDLLTYAGRRDNLPARHERLRFVHGDVRDAATLAEVVPGHDAVLHFAAESHVDRSVSDADDFVSTNVLGTQRLLDACRRAGIGTVLCVSTDEVYGSIDVGSWSEEAPLAPNSPYAAAKAGAELLARAYHRTHGMDVRITRGCNTYGPHQNVEKLIPRFVTNLLSGAPVPLYGDGRNRREWLHVADHCAAIQLVLTAGAPGGVYNVGSGVELTNAELTARLVRLCAADPGLVRHVTDRKGHDLRYSLDSARITRLGFRPRVEFADGLADTVDWYRSHPEWWHPDR, from the coding sequence ATGAGGGTGTTGGTGACCGGCGGCGCCGGGTTCATCGGCTCCGCGTACGTGCGGGCGGCGCTGGCCGGCGAGTACGGGCCGACCGGCCCCTCCGAGGTCACCGTGCTGGACCTGCTCACCTACGCCGGTCGCCGGGACAACCTGCCGGCCCGGCACGAGCGGCTGCGGTTCGTGCACGGCGACGTGCGGGATGCCGCCACCCTGGCCGAGGTGGTGCCGGGCCACGACGCGGTGCTGCATTTCGCGGCGGAGTCGCATGTGGACAGATCGGTCTCCGACGCGGACGACTTCGTGTCCACCAACGTGCTCGGCACCCAACGGCTGCTCGACGCCTGCCGTCGCGCCGGGATCGGCACCGTGCTGTGCGTGTCCACCGACGAGGTGTACGGGTCGATCGACGTCGGCTCCTGGTCGGAGGAGGCCCCGCTGGCGCCGAACTCGCCGTACGCGGCGGCCAAGGCGGGCGCCGAGCTGCTCGCCCGCGCGTACCACCGCACGCACGGCATGGACGTGCGGATCACCCGCGGCTGCAACACCTACGGCCCGCACCAGAACGTCGAGAAGCTCATCCCCCGGTTCGTCACCAACCTGCTGTCCGGTGCGCCGGTCCCGCTGTACGGGGACGGCCGGAACCGGCGCGAGTGGCTGCACGTCGCGGACCACTGCGCGGCGATCCAGCTGGTGCTGACCGCGGGAGCGCCGGGCGGCGTGTACAACGTCGGCAGCGGGGTGGAGCTGACCAACGCCGAGCTGACCGCCCGGCTGGTCCGGCTCTGCGCCGCCGATCCCGGGCTGGTCCGGCACGTCACCGACCGCAAGGGCCACGACCTGCGCTACTCGCTCGACTCGGCGCGGATCACACGCCTCGGCTTCCGGCCCCGAGTGGAGTTCGCCGACGGCCTGGCCGACACCGTCGACTGGTACCGCAGCCATCCCGAGTGGTGGCACCCGGACCGGTGA
- a CDS encoding APC family permease, translated as MADSRTSDAAPATARPDGALRRRIGGFQATTLNMSQMCGVGPFITIPAMVVAFGGPQAIVGWIAGAVLALADGLVWAELGSAMPGSGGTYIYLREAFQYRTGRLMPFLFVWTAMLFIPLIMSTGVIGFVQYLTYLWPSMTGWQGDLVGLLLIALIIGALWRRIESIGKLTVVLWVVMIVSVLAVILAAYTHFHPSLAFTYPAHAFDITRGGFWVGFAGGLTIGIYDYLGYNTTSYLAAEIRRPGKVIPRSIVVAIVGIMSIYLLMQVGVLGVIDWHELLDPHSAAARSVASALLERTWGHAAAVVVTVLILITACTSVFAGLLGGSRVPYDAARDRVFFRAFARVHPKHRFPTVGLAAMGVITAAGFLLGRFTDLATLIQLLTTVMVLVQALAQIVAVVVLRRRQPDLPRPYRMWLYPLPAVVAAVGWIVIYVYSDAASPGRHPIELSLAWVAAGCVAFLIWARVERTWPFGPKQIREAYRTEAVRA; from the coding sequence ATGGCAGACAGCCGCACATCCGACGCCGCGCCGGCCACCGCACGACCCGACGGCGCGCTGCGCCGGCGGATCGGCGGCTTCCAGGCCACCACCCTGAACATGAGCCAGATGTGCGGGGTCGGACCGTTCATCACCATCCCCGCGATGGTCGTCGCGTTCGGCGGGCCGCAGGCGATCGTCGGCTGGATCGCCGGCGCGGTGCTCGCGCTGGCCGACGGCCTCGTCTGGGCCGAACTCGGGTCCGCGATGCCCGGCTCCGGCGGCACCTACATCTACCTGCGCGAGGCGTTCCAGTACCGGACCGGGCGGCTGATGCCGTTCCTGTTCGTGTGGACGGCGATGCTGTTCATCCCGCTGATCATGTCCACCGGCGTGATCGGCTTCGTGCAGTACCTGACCTACCTGTGGCCGTCGATGACCGGCTGGCAGGGCGACCTGGTCGGGCTGCTGCTGATCGCGCTGATCATCGGCGCGCTGTGGCGCCGGATCGAGTCGATCGGCAAGCTGACCGTGGTGCTGTGGGTCGTCATGATCGTCAGCGTGCTCGCGGTCATCCTCGCCGCGTACACCCACTTCCACCCGTCGCTGGCGTTCACCTACCCGGCGCACGCGTTCGACATCACCCGGGGCGGGTTCTGGGTCGGCTTCGCCGGCGGGCTGACCATCGGCATCTACGACTACCTCGGCTACAACACCACCTCGTACCTGGCGGCGGAGATCCGCCGGCCCGGCAAGGTGATCCCCCGCTCGATCGTCGTCGCGATCGTCGGCATCATGAGCATCTACCTGCTGATGCAGGTCGGCGTGCTCGGCGTCATCGACTGGCACGAACTGCTCGACCCGCACTCGGCCGCCGCCCGGTCGGTCGCCTCGGCGCTGCTGGAACGTACCTGGGGGCACGCCGCGGCGGTCGTGGTCACCGTGCTGATCCTGATCACCGCCTGCACCTCGGTGTTCGCCGGGCTGCTCGGCGGCTCCCGGGTGCCCTACGACGCGGCCCGCGACCGGGTGTTCTTCCGTGCCTTCGCCCGGGTGCACCCGAAACACCGCTTCCCCACCGTCGGGCTCGCCGCGATGGGCGTGATCACCGCGGCCGGCTTCCTGCTCGGCCGGTTCACCGACCTGGCCACCCTGATCCAGCTGCTGACCACGGTGATGGTGCTGGTCCAGGCGCTCGCGCAGATCGTCGCCGTGGTCGTGCTGCGCCGCCGGCAACCCGACCTGCCCCGCCCGTACCGGATGTGGCTCTACCCGCTGCCCGCGGTGGTGGCGGCGGTCGGCTGGATCGTCATCTACGTGTACTCGGACGCCGCCTCGCCCGGGCGGCACCCGATCGAGCTGTCGCTGGCCTGGGTGGCCGCCGGCTGCGTGGCGTTCCTGATCTGGGCCCGGGTGGAGCGGACGTGGCCGTTCGGCCCCAAGCAGATCCGCGAGGCGTACCGCACCGAGGCGGTGCGCGCGTGA